Within the Miscanthus floridulus cultivar M001 chromosome 2, ASM1932011v1, whole genome shotgun sequence genome, the region TCCCCTAAAGAGCCCATCAGTTTTACTTTTTAGAACTTCAGAATGTTAGGGGTTAAAAAGGAGTAAAAGAGTAAAGACTGTATAGATGCCACTTGCGTAGCAACAACAGGTATTAAGAAATTCTTAGATGAGACACAATGTTTCCAGAAAACATTGAAAAGagtttcctaaaaaaaaaagTTTCCAGAAAAGAAATAACAATAAAGTTCCTGGCAGAGATGGTACCTTGTCAACTTTGTTTCCAACAAGCATTTTTATGCAGTCTTTGTTTGTTGAGTTTGCTTCTATTTCCTTAGTCCAAACATCAGACAAATTTGAGAAACTTTCTCTCTTTGTGACATCATATACTAGGAGTGAAATACAAAGTCATTAGACCTTAAATAATCCAAGTATGAAAGAACAAGATGAAGGGCCGGATAGAAATTCCATAGGCAAAACTTCCATTACTTTATCATGATGCATTTCGACATCATCAACCTAGGCAGAAGGATTCAGATAAAATGCAATAACTAAAGCATGAAAAATAAGAATATGGACCAAACGTCCAAAAATTCTCTAGACTATTCACCACTAAAATTAATCATAAGAGGTATTTAGATTCCATAAATGTAGCAACTAAATTGTCCATGGGATGCAACCATTTGGAATTATCGTCCAAAGTTAAGTCAGAGATCCAATTCATAAAATGACGAAACATGACAAAGATATGGATATGGTTTCCAAATAAAAAATGACGCTAGTGTGATGTTCCAATATATTTAAGCAGTCAACTTGTAGTAAAAATATTGTCTTACCTAGAATAATTCCCTGAGCACCTCTGTAGTAAGAACTAGTAATTGTCCTAAACCTCTCCTGGCCAGCTGCAAAGCATTGtaagtatttatttatttttttgaaagaaagtggcaggagctctgccttgcaTTGAAGTAAGGGAAAAAAGAGCAGAAGGTTTTGCCTCCATGGCACACATGCCTCAATAGGCTACAGTACAACCACAAGCTCTCGAGAAAGAGCCAACCCgcaaagaaacataaacaaaaagcACACGAAGGCCTCCAAGTTTTTTGGAATATTGAAAATATCAGAAAACAACGTAACATAATTTATGCTGTTAATAGATAACTTAGAAACCTTCAAGTTCTCGCAGAAGTAGACAGAGGTAACATGGTGAAGCACTGAGATACCTTTGGGTAAAGGAGTTAGTGGGGCTAAACAACAAAACTTTTAATATTAATGGAACCTAGGGTTGCAATGATTTTAGGGATGTGAGTTCTAACATGGCGAAAGTAGCCAATTATTTTAGGCGCAAAGCAGCAAAGTGTAGCTAAAATCTGTGAATAAGAAACCCCTATAGCCATGATGTAAGGACAGGCATGGAAGAAGAAACCAGATATATTAGCTGAAAAGCAAACCTTGATTCTCAAACCACTAACAGTAATGAGAGCAGAAAAGGGTGGAATTCTAAAATGAGTAGAAACAGAAGCATTTAGCAGCAAAGTTGGAATGCCCAACAAGTTCTGATGCTGATACCAAACTGCATGCAAAACAGCCTTGCTAGTATTGTGTATTCCCATCAAGAATCAGAGATATAATAACAAACAGAAAATGATATTTTTTGCATAATCTAAGTACTTACCAGTATCCCATATTGTCAACTTTAGTTTCTTTCCACCAACTGTAAGGAACTTGATTTTAAAATCCACACCTGACAACAAGTAACAAAATTCAGACAGCATGCCATTTAATTAGATAAAAGTGTCACGCACCAGAAGCATGCAAAACGGAAAAATGCTGAAGTACCAAACTGGAATCGCGGAGGAAAATATAATTGGCATGTCAGAACCATCCTCAGTGGATAGCATATAAACTACAATACTAAGTTGAAATTTTCTGAAACAGCGCCAGgaaataaaaataacaaattttaTTTGAAGATTTGTGTGCGATCAGGTCTTCTTGCATAAAGAGTATATGCTATTTTCAGCATATTATGagcccgttcgcttggaggaattctggagaaatctggaagaatctggaggaatttgtgagaggaaaacactccggatgaaaaaagaagcggatcaagccgggtttaagggcacgtgaaCCACTTCTTTTGAAATATTATTTTAGACATGATTACCtgtattttttttgtttgaaaaagaaaaaaaaaacaccattGCCCTTTTAAAGTTTAGTGGTACAGCATAGCACGAGGGAAGGGAAAGTGGGATCAGGGAACCAATCTAACCAGCATAATTTGTAAACTAGTTATCCAAGCTAACTTAACCACCTGTGCACAAGAGTGCAAGGTACAGCAGTGACAGCATCTGCGAAATTTTCCCAACTCCCCCCAACTGACAGGAAGAAAGGTGCAAGCATTGCAGTAACTCCCAGTACAAGAGCAGAAGCCAGCTCCGACATTAAAAAATGGTGGAAGTTTTGCTCACTAAACTTGGCCGTCTCGCTCGTGGTCGATCCGACGCTGAGACTAGAATTGGCACAAGTGGTGGATCGCCCGCCCCCTGCGGAGTAATTAATAGAGCTACACATAGTAGACTCGGAGTGGAGAAAAAAATGAAGAGGCAATAATTGAGGCGCGTTTCCAAATTTCTCCCGTGAGTGTGATGGCGATGCCACAGCAGAGCAAGGGCGCCATCTTCTTCCTGGTGTGAGGCAGTGAGGGGCTCACGCACGGACGCCGTCTTGATTTCGGCCTCCACCACAGATGGCTTCGTCCAGCTCGGAATCCTAGTGGTGATGTACCACTGCTACTGCTAGGAGCGTACGCCGAGGCTCTAGGTCTTGCCCTGTTCTGACACGGCAGCAGTGCTGCAGTCGCGTGCGGCTAGCTAGCGCTAGTGGTGCGATCGGAATCGATTACGATCGACGCGGGCCCGGCGTGGTGGTACGGCGGAGGGACAGCAAGCGAGGGAGTGGAGGTGGAGCGCAGCAGAGGCGTGGCGTGGCGACGGATGCCGTGCGTACCGATGGTGGGGGCGATGTCGCTGTCGAGGTGGGAGGCGGCGACGAAGCTGACGAGGAGGCTGCTCTTGCCGACGCCCGAGTCCCCGATGAGGAGGATCTTGAAGGAGCACTCGTGGCCGCCGCTGCTCCCCGCACCCGGCGACCCCATACCCCCTCAGATTCCGCCCGATTCGGTGGCGAGGCGGGCGCGGAATGCGGGGCAGAGCGGTGGCACGAGGGAGGCGGGCCGAGGTATAGAGGGCGCGGGCGTCGCGCGCGGGGCCGGCAGCGGCGCCGTGGAAGGAGGGAGGGAGCGAGGGGGACAGCTACCCAGCAGACTGGCGTGTTGTCGTGTTGGCTTTgaccgagggagagagagatcaAGCGAGGGAGGGAGACGTGGGTGACGGCTGGTTGTGGCAGAGGGCTGCGCGCATTCAGGGAAGCGGCGCGCTCGGGATGGGGCAAGGGCGCGGGGGGGCCAGGCGGTCAGCGCCGCGCGCACTCGAGGCCCAGCCGCCCGGGCCAGTGCCAGGCTTGTTTCGTCTCAGGAGCGCGTGGCGTCTCGCATTTCGGACGTCTCGGCTGCGCTTGCGTCGTGTTTCTGTTGGAGGTCTGGCGCGGGGGATGGTGTGTGCGAGTGTGACGATGGATCGCCACGCTAGTCCACTCCAGCCAGTACTCCCGTTTTTTATGGGCGACCGGGGAACATTTTTTCGCGGTAGGATCCGAGGAGGAGCTGGCATGCGCCGGTTACCTACTGACAGCGACACGATTTCAAAAACCACTACCTCGCAATCATACGGGACACCTGGTCGTGGCCGTGCGCGTGACTGCGACGCTCTGCCTCGACACTGATGGTGTGTAAACAAGCGAATACTGATGGTGTgtgtatataaaaatatatatgcatTCAAGTATCTTATATCTGTCAGTTGTTATCGGCGCATTGGATACGATTTTGCGATACAGACATACAGTACCTTTCGCGACTGTGTATACGCAACGGCATTGACTCGGTTGGTGTGTTCGTTtaatctgtccatctgtctgcgTTGCTTCGGCTCTCCTGGAAGGAGAAAAAAATAAGGGAAAAGGAAGGAGCTTGGCTTTTGTTGTGGCGTGTTGGTATACAGGGAGGACGGAGCACTATCGTTATGCATCACAGGAGGGGTGATTTGTAAAGACAAAGGCGTCCGTTTTGTTGATCCATCCTTTTCGGCAAATCAAATCAGGTAGATGATCACACGTTTGCTGACCCGGCACGAGGACTCCATGCATCCACCGCTTTGGTTGCCAGTTTGCTCATGGGAGGGTACCCAAAAAAGGGAGACAAGCCCATTGCCAAGAAACAAAAACTAAAGGCAGTGGCGTCTGCACGCAATCACTTGTGGGAAAgtaaatgaaaaaaataaattactAGATTTTATGTCCGTGTGTTATAAACTTATAAtgggagaaaaaaaaactaatggtAATTCAAATTTGCAGGTGTGCTATACCATGATAAAAGTATAATGTTTTGAGTTTGATTTTCCATAAAACCTAATCTATATCTCTTTATAAAACAAACCCCCCACTAATCCTACTTTTCTACTCCCATGTTGTGCCACGTCATCACCATTGTTTCAGCCATCGGATCTTAAGGAGCCATCGCCATCCTGACCATTAATTGTCCGTGCAATTTACAACCCACTTACTTTCCTTCCTTCTTTGTGGCTATTAGTAGCTTATTGTAGTGCTATAAAAATGTGCATCAGGAGTCTACTCTTTCCATAATTGTCGCCCAGCCATTACAGACCTCACGAATAGGCATAGAGGCACGACAATAGCCCAATCGTTTCCTTCGCAAATCTGAAACTGACGCACCAACCAAGCCACATTCACAAATCTGAAACTGACACTGGACACTCCCCTCTCCGTCCACATTataaatagatagatagattaGGACATAGATAGATATTCACTCGGCGAGCACTTCTATTTTACTTCCAGAAAAAAGAAATGGACCTGCTAGCGTTCGGACGGACTGACCATCTCTCGTGCCGTTTCATGCCCCCACGTGGGGCCATGCCGCCCCGAACatcaccagcatcgagaagaggCGGAGGGGGCAGCGGATGCCCAGCCGGCGCTAGGAGAAGGAGGAGACACTGAGGCGAGGCAGCAAAAGGCGAGGAGAGAGAtgtaacacccgatctacttttgaaacatccaaataaaacatttgcaacatacgtctgaggacagatgaaacacttgaaacatacatctgaaacacttgcaaaaaatctaaaacacttgaaaatccATTGCAAAGCATATTCAACATCcggatgaaacacttacaacacatgtgtgaaacatatgcaacatacatatgaaaaaacagataaaacatttaaaaCAGACACtcgcaacatatacaacatcctgatctacttatACAACATtctacatgaaacacttgcaacatgcagcTGAAACAAccgaaatacttgaaacataggtTTATAACATATGCTTTCAGTGTAGCATCttcttgctgcttggacgaacgGAGACTCATCGACGCGGAGCTCGACGTCGGCACGAAGCTCGATGCCATAGAGGTCGCCAGTGCGGAGCTCATCGATGGCGCAGATCTCAGTGGCGTGGAGCTTGCCGGCGGCAGTGTGCGCAGAGCTCAGTGACAACGCGTGGATGTTGGCGTGCAACACGAAGCTCTCCAGCGGTAGCGCGGAGCTTGTCGGCGGTGCATAGAGGGCATGTGGGTTATGGCTGTGATGACACACGTGGGGTGGGTGGCGGCGCGAGTTCGagatgggaggagatgcacaagCTCCACGACATCCTTAATCTCCATGTTGCTTTGAACGGAGAGACGGAGGAGAGAGACGAGGTGGAACCGGAGAAGATAAGTCTAAGTAGACACCTGGCGGAGTATCAAATATTTGTGTGGTGGATATAATGCGTGGACA harbors:
- the LOC136538335 gene encoding ras-related protein RABC2a-like; translation: MGSPGAGSSGGHECSFKILLIGDSGVGKSSLLVSFVAASHLDSDIAPTIGVDFKIKFLTVGGKKLKLTIWDTAGQERFRTITSSYYRGAQGIILVYDVTKRESFSNLSDVWTKEIEANSTNKDCIKMLVGNKVDKDDERMVTKEEGLAFAEESGCLFLESSAKTRENVEKCFEELALKILDVPSLLEEGSSSVVKRNILKQKQESHAKNGSGCC